The region AACTACCGTGAGCTGCTCGAGCTGTTGCTAGTCGTCAATCAGCACAAGCTAAGCGATATTAGTGGCGATCACCAAGAGATGGTCGAATATGATCGTCAGCGAGCCGTGAAGGAATTCATGCTCGAACGTATCATTATGACGACCGTCAGTACTGCTTCGGCCGCACGAATTTTGTCGTCCGTGGTCGCCGCGATTGCTCCCGAACATAAGCAGTCGCTGGAGAACTTGGAGAAGGAGATTGGCGCCGAGCAGACCCTCGCGGTCGATCTCTTAGCGTCGATCCTAGCGGGTGATGCGGAAGGGGTTCAAAAGCATTTTCCGCCGATGCTGAACACGCTGAAAGACAAGCCGCTGCTCTATGTGCCGATCTCGAAACGGGGTGGGCCGCTGCGAATTGTTTCGACCCGTGTCCGCCAATCCACCATCCGAGAACTGCTGCACTGGTTGCCACGTGTGGGGCAGTACGATCTTTCTCGCCAGTTGCTCGACACGGCGCGAAAGATGGAGAACGACAACCCGATCGGCCCTGGTGCCATTACCGAATTCGACGCCCTCTTCGAGACCGGCTTCCTCGCTATCATCGATGCCGTTGTCGCTTCCTCGGAAAGCTGGGAAGTTGCCAACGAAGGCTCTTTAGAACTCGATAACGCTTTAGTCGAGTGCCTTGAGCATGTCACGCAAAACCTGCTGATCGTATGGCTCAACCATAGTCGAACGCTACGGCTATCAGCAGTCGAAAAGTTCTCGGACCCCGCTCAGTGGAAGCTGGTACAAGCTTTCATTCAAAGGTATGGCGCCGACTTGTTCACCCAGCACTTTTTCAATCGAGGCAACATCCGCAGTATCTTACATGGCGGCGTTGAAACGTGGATCGAGAAAGTCCGCCAGCAATGGCCTGACGATGACTGGCCGTTGTTCATTCAAGCGATGGGGACCAACATCAATCGCACGGAATCGATTGCTTGTTTCAGCATGGTTCTGGAAGCAGTCCTCGAGAATTTTGCCGAGTACCGCGACTACAACAGCACCACCACGCAAAGCGACCGTGGCGAGTACTTGTACATGTTCCTCGATTTCCTGAGACTTCGTACGGCCTACGATCGTGTATCGTGGAACTTGAAACCGATCGTGATGACCCATGAGATCCTCGTTCGAACCGGGCATGCCGATGCCGCACAGATGTGGCGAAAGGCCCTCGCCGATCGCATCGAGGACGAGGCCGACAAGTACGTTCGCAAGCTCCGCGATCTGCAGCGGGAGTATGCCATGCAGATGCCGACGGTGGCCGATCGTATCAAGGAGCGATTTGTCCGTCCCCTGGCCGTCGATCGGATCTGCTCCCTGGTCGAACAAGCAATGACCAATATGGGTAGCGAAGAGGCCGACACTGCTTTCCATTTGCTGTATGACGAAGCAGAAGCATTGGTCGAGGAGCCAAGCGGAGTTGGACTTGATATTCCGACATGGCTCAAGGCCCTCGATGAAGAAGTGACCAAGGTAGAACTCGAAGCTAGCTTCTCGACCGAGAACGAAGCCTGGCAACCTGGCGAAGCGATTCCGCTCAGGAAACTCTCTCTGGAAGAAGTTCACGACCAAATCGACAGCTGGACAACGCATTTCCCTTCCGGCGGAGACGAGGAAGAGGAATAATAAATCAGTCCCGCGTTTTCAGGAATTCAATGCCAGCAAGCAGAATCTACCTGAGAACTTTCCTTCGTCGACGTCTCCTGTGCAGCATGTCGACATTCCAGGCCATCGTCGAGACGGTACCCATTAATGAACTTTCGAGTTGAAATCCCGATCTATCGCGGACCGCTCGATTTGTTGCTGTACCTTGTGCGAAAGCATGAGCTCGACATCGTCGATATCCCCATCGCTCAAGTCACCCAGCAATATCTTCAGTACCTCGAGATTCTGAAAGCACTTGATGTCAATAGTGTCGCCGACTTCCTGGAGATGGCGAGTACGCTGATCGAAATCAAATCGAAGCTCGTTCTTCCCCAAGTCGAAGATGCCGATGAGGAAGCCATCGACGACCCCAGGGAACAGCTCGTCGAGCGACTGCTGGAGTACAAGCGATTCAAAGATGCGGCCAGTCTGCTTGAAGACCAAGGCCGCAATTGGCAGAGACGCTTCACTCGGATTGCTGACGATTTGCCTCCACGTAAGATCGACATGGCCGATCAGCCGATCAATGAAGTAGAACTGTGGGACTTAGTCAGTGCCCTCAATCGCCTTCTCAAAGACAACAAGGCCCAGCAGCCTACCAATATTGTTTACGACGACACCCCCATACGCGTACACATGAAAGCCGTTCATCAACGGATTGTCGAAGAAGGAAAAGTCCGCTTTCACACGCTTTTTCCGTCGGATGCTGCCAAGACACGGATTATCGGCATCTTCCTCGCCCTGCTCGAATTGATTCGGCACTATAATACGCTGGCCCATCAGGATGAAGGGGAAGACGAAATCTGGATTACCGCCGGGGAAGGCTTTGAGGCAGAAGTCCAATTCGAAGACGTTGACGAATACGAATCCGGAAAACTCACCTCTGAGTGAACCTTACCGGATGGATGCGAGTCCCTTTCTTCCACGTTTCCCCGGAAGTTGGGAAACCCAAAGTGATACGCACGCTAGATACCGAAGACAATGCTCGATAACGCCCCGCTGCGAAAACTGGAATTCAACGGACTGACGATCGAGGGATATTCCCGCGCGGCCGTGCAAACCTATTGGCGCATCCCCGAGATGAAGCTTGGCTTTGATCTTGGCCTACAGCCATGGGACTTCATGGGCACGGCAACCTGGTTTGTTTCGCATGCCCATCTCGATCATATCGCTGCACTACCGGTCTATGTTTCTCGTCGACGACTGATGAAAATGCCGCCACCGGTCATCTATATGCCCGAAGTGGCTGTCGGCCCTGCACTTCAAGTTTTGAAAGCGTTTAGCCGACTCGATCGCGGTAAAATGCCCTGTACGATTCATCCGGTGCATCCCGGCGAAGAGATTGAGTTGTCTCGTGAGTTAGTCGTGAACGTGTACGAAACGAAGCATACCGTTCCGTCGGTCGGCTATATCGTTTCGCAGCGCCGCCGAAAGCTAAAAGCAGAATATCAAAGCCTGCAAGGCGATCAAATTCGTGATCTGCGATTGGCTGGCACCGAAGTCACCGAAGAGCATCGACATCCGCTGCTTGCCTACCTAGGCGATAGTCGCGCGGAAGCGATGGACGACTCGCCGCAGTTTTACGAGGCCGATATCCTGATCATGGAGATGACGTTCGTTTCGCCTGAGCACCGCAAAGAAAAGATCCACAAGATGGGGCATATCCATTTGGACGATGTCGTCGCACGAAAAGATCGTTTTCGCAATCAGAAAGTAATCGCTTCGCACTTCAGCACGCGTTACAACAATCGTCAAATCCAAGAGCACGTGAAGGCCAAACTCCCCGACATGCTCGACGGTCGCCTCCATTTGTGGCTGTAACATACTGAGTCCGCTTTGCGGAATTCGTTCTATGATCCCGCCGCCTCGCAGTGCGTATATCCATGTTCCTTTCTGCACGCACCGCTGTGGATACTGCAACTTCACGGTAATCGCCGGTCGAAATGACCTGACAGGCGCTTACCTAGAAGCAATTGAAAAAGAACTTCAGCTTCTCGAAAAGCCGTACGAAGTCGACACACTTTTTCTCGGAGGTGGGACGCCAACGCATCTGTCGCCGAGTGAACTGGAATGCCTACTCAAGCTGGCTTCGCAATGGTTTCCGCTGAGCAAAGATGCTGAGCTTAGTGTCGAGGCGAACCCAATCGACATCACCGCTGAGAAAGTGGACGTACTCCAAGCTGCCGGAGTCAATCGAGTCAGTCTTGGCGTGCAGTCCTTTCGCGATAAGAAACTGAAACTCTTAGAACGCGATCACGACGAACGCCAAATTAAAGATGCCATCGAGCTGATTCTCCCCAAGATTCCCAACCTGGGGATCGATCTCATTTTTGCGACCCCAGACGAATCGCTACAGCAGTGGGAGGAAGACCTGCGCAAGGCGATCGACCTTGGTGTTCCGCACATTTCTACTTATGGGCTCACATTTGAAAAAGGAACGACGTTCTGGAATCGACTGCGTCATGACCAACTCGCCGAAGTTGACGAAGAGATTCAGCGAGACATGTACTTGTCGGCAATCGCTCAACTGACCGCCGCTGGTAGGGAGCATTACGAAGTTTCCAATTTCGCAAAGCCGAAGCATTTCAGCCGACACAACATGCAGTATTGGCTCGGGAAAAGATATTTTGCCGCTGGCCCAGGCGCATCGCGGCATGTCGGGATGACTCGCGAAACGAATCATCGTAGCACCACCACCTACATCCGCAGAATGCAACAAGGCCAGTCTCCAGTGGCAGAACAGGAAGTGCTCAGCCAGGAAATCAAGGCCAGGGAAATGCTCGCTTTTGGTTTAAGAATGATCTCAGGCCTACACATTCCCACCTTCCAGAAGGATACAGGAATGACTCCATGGGACTTATGTAGGGCAGAAATTGATCACTTCTTGGAGCTAGACCTACTAACGTACCGTTATGAGCGCTTACGATTAACGCGTAAAGGACTACTCGTCGCCGATGCCATTTGCGTCGAGCTCTTTTAGCCTTCGACAGCACAATACGCTGCAATACGCCCTTTACACACTCGCTCCGGGGGACATCCGGGCATCTGCAAACTATAAGCCTACTACCATTTCAAATATGGAATATTGGCTCTATCTAATATTTTGTTCTTTGTGACGAAGAACGAATCAAGTAAGGTGAATAAGTGTGGTGCGAAAAGATTTTTCGATCGCCACACGAAACTCTCCCTACTGAATTTGGTTCAACCTGAAGAGCTCTCGACGAAAGAAGCGTTAGACGGCTCTTCCTCTACGGAACAAAAAAAGTCGAGGCGTCGATTTTGTCGTCGCTGGGCCGTTCCCCTGCGACGTCACACCCCCAATTTTTGGCCAGTAACCCTGGGAGTGACGCCATGATTCAGATTAAGCATCGCAGCACCGGCGAAGTGCTGTACGAGGTCGATGCAGATACGCTTGCGGGCGCAAAGCTCGTCGGCAAGAACCTTGCCGGCGCTGACCTCTCTTCGCTCGTACTTCGCAACTGCGTCTTCGATAGCGATAACCTTGATGAGGTATCCTTCGAGAATTCGGATCTGGAAGGAGCCAGTTTCATGGGTGCCAGTGTGAAGCATGCCTGCTTCGATGGTGCCAACATGGTCGGCGTTGTCATGACCGACGCGATCCTCAATGAGTCTTCATTGAAGAATGTTAACTTGAGCAAAGCGAACATGCGTTACGCCAAGCTTCACAACTGCAATCTTTCCTCAGCACGGCTTGTTGAAGCCGATATCAGCATGTGCGACTTGCGCTGCGATATGCCTCGGACAAATCTTACGAGAGCTGACCTGCGGGGCGCAAATTTGACAGGGGCCGATCTCACGAATGCCAAAGTCGACGAAGCAAACTTTACCGATGCTTCGATGACCGATGCCCATCTTGAGGGCTGCTACGTAGAAAGAGCCATTAACGCGTGTGCTAAGCACAAGCCCTTCAAAGCCAAGCCGCACGTCATTAAGCGTCCCTGGTGGATGGTTTGGGCATAGACATAGACGCTGCTTAAAGAACTTGTCCTCTCACAGAACCGAGAGGGCAAGTTGGCGCATAGCTACACCAAAATCTTTTCGACGATGTTCCCGTGCACGTCGGTAAGTCGAAAATCACGACTTTGAAAACGATACGTAAACTTCTCGTGATCGATCCCTAAGAGATGCAGCAGGGTCGCGTTGAGATCGTGCACATGAACAGGGTCGGACGTGATGTTATAGCCAAACGGATCTGTGGACCCGAGCTCGAAGCCAGGTCGAACGCCAGCCCCAGCGAGCCACATCGTAAAACATCGACTATGGTGGTCTCGACCGTAATCTCCCGAATCCGTCTTTCCTTGAGCATATGCGGTTCGCCCAAACTCTCCGCCCCAAACGACAAGCGTATCTTCCAGCAGGCCAAGGCGGCTTAAATCGTTAACTAATGCAGCGGAGGCTTGATCGGTGTCTCGACACTGAAGCGGCAGTTCGGTGTTCAAGCTTCGGTGCTGATCCCAGCCTCGATGAAACAGCTGAATGAACCGAACGTCTCGCTCCGCAAGCCGGCGTGCTAGTAAACAATTCGCCGCATAGGTGCCTGGCTTTCTTACATCTTCGCCATAGGAAGCGATAATCGACTCAGGCTCGCTTGAAAAATCGGTCAGACTTGGAATCGACATCTGCATACGATATGCCATCTCGTATTGAGCAATGCGACTCTCAATCTCAGGATCGCCGACGGCAGCGGCTTGGCGTTCGTTCAGTTGTGTAATCGTATCAATAACGCGGCGGCGGTCACGCATGGAAACACCCCTGGGGTTGTTCACATACAAGACTGGGTCGCCACTTCCCCGGAACCGAACACCTTGATATTTTGACGGCAGGAATCCGCTCGACCACAAACGATCGAAGACTGGCTGCTGATCAAGCTTGGCACTCCCCTGCGATACCAAAACGACGAACGACGGCAGGTCGTTGCTTTCACTACCCAAGCCATAGCTAAGCCAACTTCCCAAGCTAGGGC is a window of Bremerella sp. TYQ1 DNA encoding:
- a CDS encoding MBL fold metallo-hydrolase — its product is MLDNAPLRKLEFNGLTIEGYSRAAVQTYWRIPEMKLGFDLGLQPWDFMGTATWFVSHAHLDHIAALPVYVSRRRLMKMPPPVIYMPEVAVGPALQVLKAFSRLDRGKMPCTIHPVHPGEEIELSRELVVNVYETKHTVPSVGYIVSQRRRKLKAEYQSLQGDQIRDLRLAGTEVTEEHRHPLLAYLGDSRAEAMDDSPQFYEADILIMEMTFVSPEHRKEKIHKMGHIHLDDVVARKDRFRNQKVIASHFSTRYNNRQIQEHVKAKLPDMLDGRLHLWL
- a CDS encoding DUF1501 domain-containing protein, encoding MEHEFQQFADRQTRRSFLSSAGVSLGAFGLHALSAGPLSASEATIPHFPAKVKRVIYLCQSGAPSQHDLFDYKPALQQMAGEELPESVRMGQRLTTMTSEQDMLPLTPSKFAFARHGKSGMWFSELVPHQAGIADQMCRIRSMHTEAINHDPGLTLLVSGHQLPGRPSLGSWLSYGLGSESNDLPSFVVLVSQGSAKLDQQPVFDRLWSSGFLPSKYQGVRFRGSGDPVLYVNNPRGVSMRDRRRVIDTITQLNERQAAAVGDPEIESRIAQYEMAYRMQMSIPSLTDFSSEPESIIASYGEDVRKPGTYAANCLLARRLAERDVRFIQLFHRGWDQHRSLNTELPLQCRDTDQASAALVNDLSRLGLLEDTLVVWGGEFGRTAYAQGKTDSGDYGRDHHSRCFTMWLAGAGVRPGFELGSTDPFGYNITSDPVHVHDLNATLLHLLGIDHEKFTYRFQSRDFRLTDVHGNIVEKILV
- a CDS encoding pentapeptide repeat-containing protein gives rise to the protein MIQIKHRSTGEVLYEVDADTLAGAKLVGKNLAGADLSSLVLRNCVFDSDNLDEVSFENSDLEGASFMGASVKHACFDGANMVGVVMTDAILNESSLKNVNLSKANMRYAKLHNCNLSSARLVEADISMCDLRCDMPRTNLTRADLRGANLTGADLTNAKVDEANFTDASMTDAHLEGCYVERAINACAKHKPFKAKPHVIKRPWWMVWA
- the hemW gene encoding radical SAM family heme chaperone HemW, translating into MIPPPRSAYIHVPFCTHRCGYCNFTVIAGRNDLTGAYLEAIEKELQLLEKPYEVDTLFLGGGTPTHLSPSELECLLKLASQWFPLSKDAELSVEANPIDITAEKVDVLQAAGVNRVSLGVQSFRDKKLKLLERDHDERQIKDAIELILPKIPNLGIDLIFATPDESLQQWEEDLRKAIDLGVPHISTYGLTFEKGTTFWNRLRHDQLAEVDEEIQRDMYLSAIAQLTAAGREHYEVSNFAKPKHFSRHNMQYWLGKRYFAAGPGASRHVGMTRETNHRSTTTYIRRMQQGQSPVAEQEVLSQEIKAREMLAFGLRMISGLHIPTFQKDTGMTPWDLCRAEIDHFLELDLLTYRYERLRLTRKGLLVADAICVELF
- a CDS encoding ScpA family protein, whose translation is MNFRVEIPIYRGPLDLLLYLVRKHELDIVDIPIAQVTQQYLQYLEILKALDVNSVADFLEMASTLIEIKSKLVLPQVEDADEEAIDDPREQLVERLLEYKRFKDAASLLEDQGRNWQRRFTRIADDLPPRKIDMADQPINEVELWDLVSALNRLLKDNKAQQPTNIVYDDTPIRVHMKAVHQRIVEEGKVRFHTLFPSDAAKTRIIGIFLALLELIRHYNTLAHQDEGEDEIWITAGEGFEAEVQFEDVDEYESGKLTSE